A genomic region of Exiguobacterium oxidotolerans JCM 12280 contains the following coding sequences:
- a CDS encoding GNAT family N-acetyltransferase, with the protein MEIRMIQATEVIPLRHDVLRPHQPIEACTYPDDLATDTFHLGGVKNGKIVAIGSFAKRSHDTAPELTYQLRGMATSPDVRGEGYGIGLLEEARRILKERQATGWWCNARLVAVPFYERFGMKIASEQFEIEGIGPHHVMVDRLTY; encoded by the coding sequence ATGGAAATTCGAATGATTCAAGCAACAGAAGTGATTCCACTTCGTCATGATGTCTTACGTCCGCATCAACCGATTGAGGCGTGCACGTATCCAGACGACTTGGCGACAGATACGTTTCACCTCGGAGGCGTCAAAAACGGTAAAATTGTCGCAATCGGCTCATTTGCAAAACGGTCACATGATACGGCGCCCGAATTGACATATCAATTGCGGGGAATGGCGACGAGTCCGGATGTACGTGGTGAAGGATACGGGATTGGATTACTTGAAGAAGCACGACGAATCTTAAAGGAACGGCAAGCTACTGGTTGGTGGTGTAATGCCCGGCTAGTCGCAGTTCCGTTTTACGAACGATTTGGAATGAAGATTGCGAGTGAGCAATTTGAAATCGAAGGGATTGGTCCGCATCACGTGATGGTCGATCGATTGACGTATTGA